The SAR324 cluster bacterium genome window below encodes:
- a CDS encoding helix-turn-helix domain-containing protein — protein MQCPHCAHPDYILFGKNRGAQRYRCQACRRTFQTMRRGKDPALKEQAQKLYLEGLGLRAIGRILGVHHKTLSRWLVQAAGQLPVNQPKTKACSFIEVDELCSFVAKKNLNAGSG, from the coding sequence ATGCAATGTCCTCACTGTGCTCATCCAGACTACATCCTCTTTGGTAAGAATCGAGGGGCCCAACGCTACCGCTGCCAAGCTTGTCGACGAACCTTTCAGACAATGCGCAGAGGCAAGGATCCTGCCCTCAAAGAACAGGCTCAAAAGCTATACCTCGAAGGACTGGGGCTCAGAGCCATTGGCAGAATTCTTGGGGTGCATCACAAAACTCTCTCCCGCTGGCTTGTCCAGGCCGCAGGGCAGTTACCAGTCAACCAACCCAAGACGAAGGCCTGCTCCTTCATTGAGGTCGATGAACTCTGCAGCTTTGTCGCTAAAAAAAATCTAAATGCTGGATCTGGGTAG